The proteins below are encoded in one region of bacterium:
- a CDS encoding DMT family transporter: MNRQALIGAVIAMLAWGAAAICDKFGMRGGQVSPLAGLMVRLTVATVAVWAFGLASGILPELRRLSEVAPANLLGLAGGGLLAALVGQQAYYAALRYADASRVVPFTASYPVIAMVLAVVLLKEPLTVAKVVGTLMIIGGLMLVSGVLNGK, translated from the coding sequence ATGAACCGGCAGGCACTGATCGGCGCGGTCATCGCCATGCTGGCGTGGGGGGCGGCGGCGATCTGCGACAAGTTCGGCATGCGCGGCGGCCAGGTGAGCCCGCTGGCAGGGCTTATGGTGCGGCTGACCGTGGCCACCGTCGCGGTCTGGGCCTTCGGGCTGGCGTCGGGCATTCTGCCGGAGCTGCGGCGGCTGTCGGAAGTGGCCCCCGCGAACCTGCTGGGACTGGCGGGCGGCGGACTCCTGGCGGCGCTGGTGGGGCAGCAGGCATACTACGCCGCGCTCCGGTACGCCGATGCCTCGCGGGTGGTGCCCTTCACGGCCAGCTATCCCGTCATCGCGATGGTGCTGGCGGTGGTGCTGCTGAAGGAGCCCCTGACGGTGGCCAAGGTGGTCGGAACGCTGATGATCATCGGGGGGCTGATGTTGGTGTCGGGCGTGCTGAACGGGAAGTAG